In Streptococcus respiraculi, one DNA window encodes the following:
- the dinB gene encoding DNA polymerase IV — MLIFPLINDTSRKIIHIDMDAFFAAIEVRDNPTLKGKPVIIGHDPRLSGGRGVVSTCSYEARAFGVHSAMSSKEAYERCPQAIFISGNHEKYQAVGQQVREIFRRYTDLVEPMSIDEAYLDVTENKKGIKSAVKIAKLIQHDIWNELHLTASAGVSYNKFLAKIASDMEKPHGLTVILPDEAIDVLSDLPVEQFHGVGKKTVEKLHDMGVYTGADLLEISEMTLIDTFGRFGYDLYRKARGISNSPVKVNRVRKSIGKERTYRKLLYLEEDAKKELASLTKRVAESMRRHEKKGHTIVLKIRYGDFTTLTKRVSIAEATDQAEVIQERVEGILEEVVDWNKGIRLLGVTLTNFG, encoded by the coding sequence ATGCTGATTTTTCCCTTAATCAATGATACATCACGGAAAATCATCCATATCGATATGGATGCCTTTTTTGCTGCCATTGAGGTGCGGGATAATCCGACTTTGAAAGGCAAGCCTGTGATCATTGGGCATGATCCACGCTTGTCTGGTGGTCGTGGAGTTGTTTCAACCTGTAGTTATGAGGCGCGGGCTTTTGGTGTGCATTCAGCAATGAGCAGTAAAGAAGCCTATGAACGTTGTCCTCAGGCGATTTTTATTTCAGGGAATCATGAAAAATACCAGGCAGTCGGCCAGCAGGTGCGGGAGATTTTTCGTCGCTATACAGATTTGGTGGAGCCTATGAGTATTGATGAGGCCTATCTTGATGTGACGGAAAATAAGAAAGGGATTAAATCGGCGGTCAAAATTGCGAAGCTCATCCAGCATGATATCTGGAATGAGCTGCATCTGACAGCTTCTGCAGGTGTATCGTATAATAAATTCTTAGCCAAAATCGCCTCAGACATGGAAAAGCCACATGGCTTGACGGTGATTCTACCAGATGAGGCAATAGATGTCCTGTCGGATTTACCAGTAGAGCAATTTCACGGGGTTGGAAAAAAGACGGTTGAAAAACTGCATGATATGGGGGTCTATACGGGAGCGGATTTACTGGAGATTTCAGAGATGACCTTGATTGATACGTTTGGTCGTTTTGGGTATGACTTATACCGTAAGGCTAGAGGAATTTCCAATTCTCCTGTCAAGGTCAATCGCGTCCGCAAGTCGATTGGTAAGGAACGCACCTATCGCAAGCTGTTGTATCTGGAAGAAGATGCTAAGAAAGAGCTAGCTAGTCTCACGAAGCGTGTGGCAGAAAGTATGCGGCGTCACGAGAAAAAAGGGCACACCATTGTGTTGAAGATTCGCTATGGAGACTTCACTACCCTGACCAAGCGTGTGAGTATAGCAGAAGCGACCGACCAGGCTGAAGTCATTCAAGAGCGGGTCGAAGGTATTCTCGAGGAGGTCGTAGATTGGAATAAGGGAATCCGCTTGCTAGGGGTGACTCTGACGAATTTTGGATAA